From the genome of Ananas comosus cultivar F153 linkage group 18, ASM154086v1, whole genome shotgun sequence, one region includes:
- the LOC109724497 gene encoding GDSL esterase/lipase At2g23540, protein MAMKLVVVVVVAVAICATAVAAATDDDEPIGASFVFGDSLVDSGNNNYLSSLSKADMPPNGIDFAASGGQPTGRFTNGKTIADVIGELLGQTHYATPFLAPNTTGRVILNGVNYASGGAGIMNGTGRIFVNRIGMDVQIDYYNITRQQIGELLGEAKAKQFLASKAIFSITVGSNDFLNNYLFPLLSAGVRVLESPDGFINDMLANLKSQLTRMYALDARKFVVANVGPLGCIPYQKTINRVGEAECASLPNQLAVQYNGRLRDLLAELNDNLPGAKFCLANVYDLVMELISNYEHYGFATASTACCGNGGQYAGIIPCGPQSSLCDDRSQHVFWDPYHPSEAANVLMAKYIVDGDTKYISPVNLRQLLAL, encoded by the exons ATGGCCATGaagttggtggtggtggtggtggtggcagTGGCGATTTGCGCGACTGCAGTGGCAGCAGCAACAGACGACGACGAGCCGATCGGAGCGTCGTTCGTGTTCGGGGACTCGCTGGTCGACTCGGGGAACAACAACTACCTCTCCTCACTGTCGAAGGCCGACATGCCGCCCAACGGCATCGACTTCGCCGCCTCCGGCGGGCAGCCCACCGGGCGGTTCACCAACGGGAAAACCATAGCCGACGTCATCG GAGAATTGCTGGGGCAAACGCACTACGCGACGCCGTTTCTCGCTCCGAACACGACGGGTCGTGTGATACTAAACGGTGTAAACTATGCGTCGGGAGGAGCAGGAATCATGAACGGAACGGGACGAATCTTC GTTAATAGGATTGGAATGGACGTACAAATCGATTACTACAACATAACTCGGCAACAAATAGGTGAACTACTGGGGGAGGCCAAAGCAAAGCAGTTCTTAGCAAGCAAAGCGATTTTCTCGATCACCGTCGGATCGAACGACTTCCTCAACAACTATCTCTTCCCCCTGCTCTCCGCGGGAGTGCGAGTCCTCGAATCGCCCGACGGCTTCATCAACGACATGCTCGCGAACCTCAAATCGCAACTCACA AGGATGTACGCGTTGGATGCGCGAAAGTTTGTGGTGGCGAACGTCGGTCCCCTCGGATGCATCCCGTATCAGAAGACGATAAACCGAGTCGGGGAGGCCGAGTGTGCCAGCTTACCGAACCAGCTCGCGGTGCAGTACAACGGTCGGCTGAGGGATCTGCTCGCGGAACTGAATGACAATCTCCCGGGCGCCAAATTTTGCCTCGCGAATGTGTACGATCTTGTCATGGAGCTGATCTCAAACTACGAGCATTACG gATTTGCAACTGCAAGTACAGCTTGTTGTGGAAATGGAGGGCAGTATGCAGGAATCATACCTTGCGGGCCGCAGTCGAGTCTTTGCGACGATCGATCGCAGCACGTCTTCTGGGATCCCTACCACCCGAGCGAGGCTGCGAATGTCCTCATGGCGAAGTACATTGTCGACGGAGACACGAAGTATATTTCGCCTGTAAATCTTCGACAGCTTCTCGCGCTTTAG